The Cellulomonas sp. P24 genome contains a region encoding:
- a CDS encoding MFS transporter translates to MNPTFASLRFHNYRLWFASALVSNIGTWMQRVAQDWLVLTVLSANSGVAVGIVTALQFAPVLALSAWAGVLADRVDRRKLLVATQGGLGILGLGLGALVLSGHAQLWHVYVFAALLGCVAAVDGPVRQTFVAELVPPDKLSNAVGLNSASFNAARLIGPGLAGLLIAWVGTGWVFMINGVTFGATILALLVMKVDQLRRLPSTTRARGQIREGLRYVRGRSDIVVIMVVVGVVSTFGLNFQLTSAMMARTVFGKGAGEYGILGSVLAIGSLSGALLAARRERPRVRLVVGAAFAFGIASGVMALMPTYVSYAVASIPVGLASLTMMTAANSAIQMSTPPAVRGRVMALYMMVFLGATPIGSPIVGWIGEQFGARWSIGIGSITALLVAGGAALWTRRRWNLQVQYQVLHRPHVQVVHADDELVVGGGLVVGGVVVDGLVGDGSDGDVTERELDVTEREHGVAARDASGATTAA, encoded by the coding sequence GTGAACCCGACCTTCGCCTCCCTGCGGTTCCACAACTACCGCCTGTGGTTCGCGAGCGCCCTGGTCTCGAACATCGGGACCTGGATGCAGCGCGTCGCCCAGGACTGGCTCGTGCTCACCGTCCTCTCGGCGAACTCCGGGGTCGCAGTGGGCATCGTGACCGCGCTGCAGTTCGCGCCGGTCCTGGCGCTCTCGGCATGGGCCGGGGTGCTCGCGGACCGGGTGGACCGCCGGAAGCTCCTGGTGGCCACGCAGGGTGGTCTCGGCATCCTCGGGCTCGGGCTCGGCGCCCTGGTCCTCAGCGGGCACGCCCAGCTCTGGCACGTGTACGTCTTCGCGGCGCTGCTCGGCTGCGTCGCGGCCGTCGACGGGCCGGTCCGGCAGACCTTCGTCGCCGAGCTCGTCCCGCCGGACAAGCTCTCGAACGCCGTCGGGCTCAACAGCGCGTCGTTCAACGCCGCTCGGCTGATCGGACCCGGTCTCGCCGGGCTGCTGATCGCCTGGGTCGGCACGGGCTGGGTCTTCATGATCAACGGCGTGACCTTCGGCGCGACGATCCTCGCGCTGCTCGTCATGAAGGTCGACCAGCTCCGGCGCCTGCCGAGCACGACCCGCGCCCGCGGTCAGATCCGGGAGGGGCTGCGGTACGTCCGCGGTCGCAGCGACATCGTCGTGATCATGGTGGTCGTCGGCGTGGTCTCCACCTTCGGCCTCAACTTCCAGCTCACGAGCGCGATGATGGCGCGCACGGTCTTCGGCAAGGGGGCCGGCGAGTACGGCATCCTCGGCTCGGTGCTCGCGATCGGCTCGCTGTCGGGTGCGCTGCTCGCCGCGCGCCGTGAGCGTCCGCGTGTGCGGCTGGTCGTCGGCGCCGCGTTCGCGTTCGGGATCGCGAGCGGGGTCATGGCCCTGATGCCGACCTACGTCTCCTACGCGGTCGCCAGCATCCCGGTCGGTCTTGCCTCACTGACGATGATGACCGCCGCGAACTCGGCGATCCAGATGAGCACCCCACCCGCAGTACGAGGGAGGGTGATGGCGTTGTACATGATGGTCTTCCTCGGGGCGACGCCCATCGGTTCGCCGATCGTCGGCTGGATCGGCGAGCAGTTCGGTGCACGCTGGTCGATCGGGATCGGCTCGATCACCGCGCTGCTCGTGGCCGGTGGCGCGGCGCTGTGGACGCGTCGACGCTGGAACCTGCAGGTGCAGTACCAGGTGCTCCACCGTCCGCACGTCCAGGTCGTGCACGCCGACGACGAGCTCGTCGTCGGCGGCGGGCTCGTGGTGGGCGGGGTCGTCGTCGACGGGCTCGTCGGGGACGGGAGCGACGGCGACGTCACGGAGCGCGAGCTCGACGTCACGGAGCGCGAGCACGGGGTCGCGGCGCGGGACGCCTCGGGCGCGACCACGGCCGCCTGA
- a CDS encoding sugar MFS transporter encodes MSDTTAALPAPRLQRDRVTVALYSTFTTWGWFLYSFSPAIPLIATEQGISRAEAGLHGTALAAGTAASGFLTGYLNPRIGRRNVLRLGGVVLIVGLALLVSGRTLAMTLPATLVIGVGGSLMISAAQPALAVHHHEASSAALTEANGVGAMVGLLAPLALGLAVSLGLGWRPAVGATAVLVLTTVALVSRLPRVVAIDPPPAIRPADAGSSATTPVAAPHRGGFSLAFWLFMAALVMAVAIENATTYWASDMLRSQTSMGAGMASAAVTALVAGMCVARFTLSPLSLHLSPESLLIGSFGLAGVGWLIFWLSTAPVLAMAGLVVAGLGYGAQYPIGVVLVLRASAGRPDAAQARSSFAAGGALAVAPFLLGAVADAVGTHTAFLLIPVLLVLGGVAVAAGRRALTRVAPVTA; translated from the coding sequence TTGTCTGACACGACCGCCGCCCTCCCCGCGCCGCGCCTGCAGCGCGACCGCGTGACCGTCGCGCTGTACTCGACCTTCACGACCTGGGGCTGGTTCCTGTACAGCTTCTCGCCGGCGATCCCGCTGATCGCCACCGAGCAGGGCATCTCGCGGGCGGAGGCCGGTCTGCACGGGACCGCGCTCGCCGCCGGCACGGCCGCGAGCGGCTTCCTCACGGGCTACCTGAACCCGCGCATCGGGCGCCGCAACGTCCTTCGCCTCGGCGGCGTCGTGCTGATCGTCGGCCTCGCCCTCCTCGTGAGCGGCCGCACGCTCGCCATGACGCTCCCCGCGACGCTCGTGATCGGCGTCGGCGGCAGCCTCATGATCTCCGCGGCCCAGCCCGCCCTCGCCGTGCACCACCACGAGGCGAGCAGCGCCGCGCTGACCGAGGCCAACGGGGTCGGGGCGATGGTCGGCCTGCTCGCACCGCTCGCCCTCGGGCTCGCGGTGAGCCTCGGCCTCGGCTGGCGACCGGCCGTCGGGGCGACCGCGGTCCTCGTCCTGACCACGGTGGCCCTCGTCAGCCGGCTCCCGCGGGTCGTCGCGATCGACCCGCCGCCCGCCATCCGACCGGCGGACGCCGGGTCGAGCGCGACCACCCCGGTCGCCGCACCCCACCGCGGCGGGTTCTCGCTGGCCTTCTGGCTCTTCATGGCGGCCCTGGTCATGGCGGTCGCGATCGAGAACGCGACGACCTACTGGGCCTCGGACATGCTGCGCTCGCAGACCTCGATGGGTGCCGGCATGGCGTCGGCCGCCGTCACCGCGCTGGTCGCCGGGATGTGCGTCGCGCGCTTCACGTTGAGCCCGCTCTCGCTGCACCTGTCGCCGGAGTCGCTCCTGATCGGCTCGTTCGGGCTCGCCGGGGTGGGCTGGTTGATCTTCTGGCTCTCAACGGCACCCGTTCTCGCGATGGCCGGCCTCGTCGTCGCCGGCCTCGGTTACGGTGCCCAGTACCCGATCGGCGTCGTGCTCGTGCTGCGCGCGTCTGCCGGCCGTCCCGACGCCGCACAGGCGCGCTCGTCGTTCGCCGCCGGCGGCGCGCTCGCCGTCGCCCCGTTCCTCCTCGGTGCGGTCGCGGACGCCGTCGGCACCCACACCGCGTTCCTGCTGATCCCGGTGCTGCTGGTGCTCGGCGGGGTCGCCGTCGCGGCCGGCCGCCGGGCACTCACGCGCGTGGCTCCCGTCACCGCCTGA
- a CDS encoding UDP-glucose/GDP-mannose dehydrogenase family protein — MRISVIGCGYLGAVHAAAMTALGHEVVGVDVDAARIAALSDGRAPFYEPGLPELLAETSATGRLRFTTDLSQIAGCAVHFVCVGTPQKHNEFAADLTYVDTAFEGIAAYLAPGDVVVGKSTVPVGTAERLARGLEEVGATLVWNPEFLREGFAVQDTLHPDRLVYGLPEGEAGERGRAVLDAVYATPLAEGVPLVVTDYATAQLVKVAANSFLATKISFINAMAELCEATGADVTALADAIGHDARIGRKFLNAGLGFGGGCLPKDIRAFMARAGELGVDQALSFLREVDSINMRRRVRMVDLAREVCAGSIVGRRVAVLGAAFKPDSDDVRDSPALSVAAQMQLQGAHVIVTDPQAIENARRAWPDLVFAETAEAAAQDADVVILATEWREYRALDPVRLAGLVRSKAIVDGRNVLDPAAWRAAGWTYRALGRP, encoded by the coding sequence ATGCGCATCTCGGTCATTGGCTGTGGCTATCTCGGAGCGGTGCACGCGGCGGCGATGACCGCGCTCGGTCACGAGGTCGTCGGGGTCGACGTCGACGCGGCGAGGATCGCCGCGCTGTCGGACGGCCGTGCGCCGTTCTACGAGCCCGGGCTCCCGGAGCTCCTCGCGGAGACGTCGGCGACCGGACGGCTGCGCTTCACGACGGACCTCAGCCAGATCGCCGGCTGCGCGGTCCACTTCGTGTGCGTCGGGACCCCGCAGAAGCACAACGAGTTCGCTGCGGACCTGACGTACGTCGACACGGCGTTCGAGGGGATCGCCGCCTACCTCGCACCGGGTGACGTCGTCGTCGGCAAGTCGACCGTGCCGGTCGGCACCGCCGAGAGGCTGGCCCGGGGGCTCGAGGAGGTCGGGGCCACGCTGGTGTGGAACCCCGAGTTCCTCCGGGAGGGCTTCGCGGTCCAGGACACGCTGCACCCCGACCGGCTGGTGTACGGCCTGCCGGAGGGAGAAGCCGGCGAGCGTGGGCGAGCCGTGCTGGACGCCGTCTACGCGACACCGCTGGCCGAGGGCGTCCCGCTCGTGGTGACCGACTACGCGACCGCGCAGCTGGTCAAGGTGGCGGCGAACTCGTTCCTGGCGACGAAGATCTCGTTCATCAACGCGATGGCCGAGCTGTGCGAGGCGACCGGGGCCGACGTCACGGCCCTGGCGGACGCGATCGGTCACGACGCGCGCATCGGGCGGAAGTTCCTCAACGCGGGGCTCGGGTTCGGGGGCGGGTGCCTGCCCAAGGACATCCGGGCGTTCATGGCCCGTGCCGGTGAGCTCGGTGTCGACCAGGCGTTGTCGTTCCTGCGGGAGGTCGACTCGATCAACATGCGGCGCCGGGTGCGCATGGTGGACCTCGCCCGTGAGGTGTGCGCCGGGTCGATCGTGGGTCGGCGCGTCGCAGTGCTGGGGGCGGCGTTCAAGCCCGACAGCGACGACGTGCGGGACTCCCCGGCGCTGTCGGTCGCCGCGCAGATGCAGCTCCAGGGCGCCCACGTGATCGTGACCGACCCGCAGGCGATCGAGAACGCCCGACGGGCCTGGCCGGACCTGGTGTTCGCCGAGACGGCCGAGGCCGCGGCGCAGGACGCCGACGTGGTGATCCTGGCGACCGAGTGGCGCGAGTACCGGGCGCTGGACCCGGTGCGGCTCGCCGGGCTGGTGCGGTCCAAGGCGATCGTCGACGGGCGGAACGTGCTCGACCCGGCGGCGTGGCGCGCCGCCGGCTGGACGTACCGCGCGCTCGGGCGACCGTAG
- the serC gene encoding phosphoserine transaminase: MPDTPRIVIPADLLPTDGRFGSGPSKVRDAAVDALAGRRRSLLGTSHRQAPVRSLVREIRDGLTAFFALPDGYEIALGNGGSTAFWDAATLCLVRERAQHCASGEFGSKFAAATSRAPFLSPSSVRTAEPGTLASPTLEDGIDVYAWPQNETSTGVVAPVRRVPGSREQGALTVIDATSAAGGVAVDVAETDAYYFAPQKSFASDGGLWLAALSPAAVARLEEVETSGRWIPEFLSIRTALTNSRLDQTLNTPAIATLVLLAEQLRWMLDQGGLTWAADRTAESARHLYGWADSRDWASPFVADPAHRSPVVGTIDLDPAIDATQVARTLRENGVVDVEPYRKLGRNQLRVAMFPAVEPEDVRALTACVDHVVDHLV, translated from the coding sequence GTGCCCGACACCCCCCGGATCGTGATCCCTGCCGACCTGCTGCCCACGGACGGACGGTTCGGGTCCGGCCCGAGCAAGGTCCGCGACGCGGCCGTCGACGCCCTGGCGGGGCGGCGCAGGTCGCTCCTCGGCACCTCCCACCGCCAGGCTCCCGTGCGATCGCTCGTCCGGGAGATCCGCGACGGCCTCACGGCGTTCTTCGCGCTGCCCGACGGGTACGAGATCGCCCTCGGCAACGGCGGCTCGACGGCGTTCTGGGACGCGGCGACGCTCTGCCTGGTGCGCGAGCGCGCCCAGCACTGCGCGTCCGGCGAGTTCGGCTCGAAGTTCGCCGCCGCCACGTCCCGCGCCCCGTTCCTCTCCCCGTCGTCGGTCCGCACCGCGGAGCCGGGCACGCTCGCGTCCCCGACCCTCGAGGACGGCATCGACGTGTACGCCTGGCCGCAGAACGAGACCTCGACGGGGGTCGTCGCCCCGGTCCGGCGCGTCCCGGGCTCACGCGAGCAGGGCGCGCTGACCGTGATCGACGCGACGTCGGCGGCCGGTGGTGTGGCGGTCGACGTCGCCGAGACGGATGCGTACTACTTCGCCCCGCAGAAGAGCTTCGCGTCGGACGGCGGCCTCTGGCTCGCCGCGCTCTCCCCCGCCGCCGTCGCACGCCTCGAGGAGGTCGAGACGAGTGGCCGATGGATCCCGGAGTTCCTCTCGATCCGGACCGCGCTCACGAACTCGCGCCTGGACCAGACCCTCAACACCCCGGCGATCGCGACCCTCGTCCTCCTCGCGGAACAGCTCAGGTGGATGCTCGACCAGGGTGGGCTCACGTGGGCGGCCGACCGCACCGCCGAGTCGGCCCGGCACCTCTACGGCTGGGCGGACTCCCGCGACTGGGCGTCGCCGTTCGTCGCCGACCCGGCCCACCGCTCGCCCGTCGTGGGCACGATCGACCTCGACCCGGCGATCGACGCGACGCAGGTCGCCCGCACGCTCCGCGAGAACGGCGTCGTCGACGTCGAGCCCTACCGGAAGCTGGGCCGCAACCAGCTCCGCGTCGCGATGTTCCCCGCAGTCGAGCCCGAGGACGTCCGCGCCCTGACCGCCTGCGTCGACCACGTGGTCGACCACCTTGTCTGA
- a CDS encoding MarR family winged helix-turn-helix transcriptional regulator has protein sequence MRSSRPPTPDSAATAELSTPTVSSCRPGTLSAELRISVSRLHRQLRSQRGEADLSDGQYAVLSVLDKLGPMSPGALADHERMRPPSMTRTVNALDELGLVRKYEHPTDGRQVLVAVTEAGVAELRETRRRRDAWLTRRLSALTAEERALLATSSELLRRIAAG, from the coding sequence ATGCGATCCTCCCGCCCGCCGACGCCCGACTCCGCCGCCACGGCGGAGCTCTCGACGCCGACGGTGTCGAGCTGCCGCCCCGGCACGCTCAGTGCCGAGCTCCGGATCTCGGTGAGCCGGCTGCACCGGCAGCTGCGGAGCCAGCGCGGCGAGGCCGACCTCTCCGACGGCCAGTACGCGGTCCTGTCGGTCCTCGACAAGCTCGGGCCGATGTCGCCCGGCGCGCTCGCGGACCACGAGCGGATGCGCCCGCCGTCGATGACCCGGACCGTCAACGCGCTCGACGAGCTCGGGCTCGTCCGCAAGTACGAGCACCCGACCGACGGCCGTCAGGTGCTGGTCGCCGTGACCGAGGCCGGCGTGGCCGAGCTCCGCGAGACCCGCCGCCGTCGCGATGCGTGGCTGACGCGCCGGCTCAGCGCCCTCACGGCGGAGGAGCGAGCCCTGCTGGCCACGTCGAGCGAGCTCCTGCGCAGGATCGCGGCCGGATGA